The nucleotide sequence attttatttgactatTTGCCTAGTGGCCACACATACTGAAATGAATACACAAACCGGGGAGGGGGATATGTGGTGACTCTGGTTTGATATTAATATTTAGCGTCATATAGTCAGAGAAAAGCTTCAATCTCGGCGTTTTCATATCCTCCCAGCTTCCTCCTTTAACAAACTTGCAAATTTCTTTACAAAACACTGGGAGCCAGCACCATTTTCTTTGATACTATCCGAACTGGGCGTGTTAAACATACACTCTCCAACTTAAGGaggggtgtgtgtgtgtgcgcgcgttAAGATCACTATTCAAGTTTGTTATGCGGTTAGTGATATTCTGTTATGAGCTGTTGTGACCGCTGGAGTTGGTTAATGAGTTAAACTCTTGTATATAAAGGCTTGTGCCTTCATTTCATGTAGCACAAAATTCATAATACAATAGTCCAGAATTCCTTTAGCGAGTGTGACATTGatattcatcatcattttgTTGTCAATTAAAACGATTTTTGCAGCCTATGTCAATGTGAACTTGTTTCCTTTTGCCTCAAATACTGAGTTACTTCATTATGGTGCTTAGTTAAAGCTCTCTTTCTCACTTTATTTTTGATGACTTTCGTTAAAGCATTTTGTATTTGTGAATTACTAAAGGATTTCTTACTATGAATTACCACTTAATATTTTAGGAACGCTTATCTAGACTTGAAGCTGCCATCAATAGTAGAAAAGGTATGTACTGAGGTACACAGCACAAAGCAATAGTCTTTTCAAATTGAAGTTGGTTCTTGATACTATGGGCCTAAATTATGTGTCTTTGAAACTTTTTCAGATACCGAGAGTGGGGAACAATTGAAAGTGGTTAATGATCTACAGTCAAAGCTAGAAGTTGCGAATGCTGAGTTAATTTCAGAAAAACGGAAGGTTATACTCACTTACAACTTctatacatttaattttttgcaACGGGTTGTATCCTTTTACCAATGATTTGATTTTCAGGCTCAGGTGCTTGCTGCAGAAAATGAAAAACTTCAATACCGTATAATTCATCTTCTGCGATCACTCAAGAATGCTGATCTGAAATTAGAGCAAGTTAGTATTTCTGGTTTTCCTTTcaattctcaaaatatattttgattaatttgtaaAAAGCTTGCATAGTTAGTATGCGTTATCAGAGCAGGCAGGAGTCTGGAAAGTCTCTGAAAAATGGATTTATAAATTTGTTGTCATAGAGTAACTCGGATGAAATTCTGTATATACCCAAATTAGACAAATGAATTGTTTTGGGTGCACTTTTGGTGAAAAATAAGCTTCATCTTAATTTGTTGCTTTAATTCCATAATAGGCATTCTATCTGTTTatagaagaaattataaaattaaagacATGTAGAAATTTTAGACAGGAATGATGTAATAATGAATGGCTTTACAAAATCAGCCCTGCaaataaagttaattttatgTTGTACcacattttaaaaaagattaaagtgcAGTATTCACCCCTTAAGTTtttaaaagttgcgattttggcccccttatgaaaaaaaatgacaaaagtgaccccctatgtttagggaaatatgctcttttgaccccctaacataagggaaatatgatcttttgaccccttttttgggacacgtggcgtTTTCTCAGCAGTTTTGGGACGAAAGGGGccataattgtaattttttttaatagggggccaaaatcgcaacattttaaaatttaggggTCGAAAAGTGCAGTTTATCCTTTTAAAAAAGGTATTCGTAAACAAGGTCTGATAGCTCTTATTATCAAACAGAAACTAATATGGTCTCACAAGCACAACCAGTTTTCCATGTAAGATTTAAATGTAAGTTTGGATTCCCTGTATTTGTTTACCAGCTTTGAGTTTAGGCTAGTTGAATAGTTATCCAAGATGGTTTTGTGAGAATGTATGAACTTGTTGTGCCCTTTTTTGGAGGACACGTTTTAAAACTGTGCTGTTATGTGAAATGTGACTCATGGCTAAATTGTTGTTATTTCATTTCTTGACCACAGGTCAAAGCACAGGAACAGCTAGAGAGCTTGAAATTGCGAGATTCTTAAACTTCTGATCTCAAATAGGCTACTGCtcgtttgtattttttatttttttttggtttaagtATACTATGTGTTCTTGATGATACTGAATATGTTTGGCCTTGCTGGTTTTAGCAATATAGAATTCAGATTTTTTGATTGCCTTGTAAATTACTTAAATTGCAATGCTCGAtcgatatttttattttttttcaagaagtcAAGAGACAATATATTAAAATCAACCTCCCTTTGCAACACAAGGAGTGCCACAAAGGGATTAAAAAAGATTACAAACAGACCAAAAACTTGTCTGCATTTGTCAAGTTTGTTGATATCGTAGCTTCACCTTTCAATGTTTTCGCGCACTTCTGTTGTGCCAAACTGATTACATCATTATCTTCCACAACTCAAAATCATTTCTTCCATCAAACTTCTCGATGTTTCATTTTGAACCCAAGGTGCTCAAAAATTACCCATTCACCGCACATTGGACGTCAATTATTGTGAATTCGATAATGGaatcacaccaataaacttACATGTGTGTGACAAATATCAATGGAAACCAAAACCAATGTAGTCTCAAgcagcaacaacatcaacaacaacatacctAGTTCCTAAGCATAGCAAATCCACAACCATaaccaaaacataaatataGGAGAGTAAAGAAACAACATATCAATATTTGTTTATCTAGTTCTGCCCAAAATGACATACTTTGGGGAAGAGAGAAACTCTCCAATTCAATATGAAATGAGTGATACAAAGAGACTACAAGAAATTAGATCCGAGAGCTCACAAGAACAATCTCTAAtctatattcattttttaagtcACTCAAACCCAAATAGAGATCAAAAGAGAAAACGAGAAAAAGTTTTTGATCTTTCCTCTAATAAAGTCTAATTATTGAGATGTTTACAATTTGATTTCCAACCTAAGAATATCACCTAAAAACACTACAAATAGTTGCTCAACTAATTACCCCGCAgttacttgtcaaaaaaaaataaaattacccCGCAGTTTGCCTCCAATGCCTGACGCTTTGCAGGCGACTCGAAATTGCCCCATGATTTTTccatgaagaaaaatatgaaattgagttttaatatgaaattaaattaaatcattcgGATACTTCTAGGATACGTATCCGGGAGTATCCGCGGAGTATCGGTATCCGATACGTATCCAACACGGGTACGGCACCATTTCGGAGTATAACTCTATACttatttttagaaattagaCGACATTGATGTTTTaatttcacatattcaatttAGCATCAAACACTTAACACGTAAACATTGAAAAACATTCACCCACTACGGTTGGGGAAAAAATTGTGCTTAAGGTTCACATTTATTCAAATGATCCCAAACGTGTAACACACCATTTTTACTAAACTAAATGAGACAATTTCTTAGTAGGACTCGAATGATAAAGACAATTTTAGTAACCATGTCATGTGATGTTTCTTTTAGTAATAATTCGTAGCTAGGTTCCCGGACATTTCTTAGACATGCAATTTTTCCTTCACTTAGCAcaaaatcttataaataataaacatcAAACAGAACTACAGAAGCATTGTTCATTCACAAACTATAATCATGTTCCTCAAGCttgtgtttatgttgtttaatcTTGTTACATTGGTAGCAAGTGAAGATAACAGTTTCATCTATAATGGATTCCAATCATCACATTTATATCTTGATGGTATTGCTGAGTTAACCTCAAATGGCTTACTAAGACTCACTAGTGATACAGATCATGAAATAGGGCATGCTTTCTATCCAAATCCTATAGTTTTCGAAAACACTTCCGGCGAAagtgtgttttctttttcaactacTTTTGTATTTGCCATAAGACCTCAATATCCAACTCTTGGTGGCCATggaattgtttttgttatttctcCTACAAAAGAGCTACCAAATTCACTACCAACACAATACCTTGGTCTCTTTAACAATTCCAACAATGGAAACAGTAGCAACCATGTTTTTGGTGTTGAGCTTGACACTGTTCAAGATTTTGAGTTTGATGATATCAATAATAACCATGTTGGTATTGATATCAATGATTTGAAATCAGCTAACTCAACTTCTGCAGGCTattatgatgataatgatgGATTCAATGATTTATCCCTTTTCAGTGGATATCCTATGCATGTATGGATTGAATATGATGGTGAAAAGAAGAAGATTAATGTTACTTTAGCTCCAATTAGTGttggttttaataaaaaaccAGCAAGACCTTTGTTATCATTGACCAAAGATCTTTCTCCAGTTCTCAACAATAGTATGTATGTTGGATTCTCATCTTCAACAGGGTTACTTGCAGCTTCTCATTATATTCTTGGTTGGAGTTTTAAGGTTAATGGCCTGGCTCAAAACCTTGAAATCTCTGAACTTCCTGAAGTAACAGTATTttctgagaaaaaaaaatccaaatttttaaCTATTAGTTTGCCTTTGATTTTGCTTAGTTTGGTATTCATGATAACTTTAGGGGTTATGTATTATATCAAACGGAAGAAGTTTTCTGAGATTCTTGAAGATTGGGAACATGAATATGGCCCACATAGATTTAAGTTCAAAGATCTATATTTTGCTACAAAAGGTTTCGGGGAAAAGGGTCTACTGGGAGTTGGTGGATTTGGTAGAGTCTACAAAGGTGTGATACCGAGTTCCAAACTTGAAGTTGCTGTGAAAAGGGTGTCTCATGAATCAAGACAAGGGATAAGGGAATTCGTGTCGGAAATTGTTAGTATTGGTCGTCTTCGGCACAGGAATCTTGTTCAACTTTATGGCTATTGCAGGCGAAAAAGCGAGTTACTTTTGGTTTATGATTACATGCCAAATGGAAGTTTAGACAACTATCTATACAACCAACCAAAAGCGAGGTTGAATTGGAGTCAAAGATTTAGAATCATCAAAGGTGTTGCTTCAAGTGTGGTTTATCTACATGAAGAATGGGAGAAAGTTGTAATTCATAGAGACATAAAAGCTAGTAATGTGTTGTTAGATTCTGAATTTAATGCTAGATTGGGAGATTTTGGTCTTTCAAGGTTGTATGATCATGGTGCAGATCCTCACACAACTCATTTGGCTGGAACTATTGGTTATCTTGCTCCGGAACATATTAGAACAGGTAAGGCTACTAAATCTTCTGATGTGTTTTCTTTTGGTGCATTTCTTCTTGAGGTTGTTTGTGGTAGGAGGCCTATAGGTCATGTCGGAGACAACGAGAGTCTAATTCTAGTTGATTATGTGTTTGAATGTTGGAAAAGAGGTGAAATTCTTGAGGCAAAAGATGCATATTTAGGAACAAAATATGTGTCTGAAGAGGTGGAATTGGTGTTGAAACTTGGCTTGTTGTGTTCACATTCCGAGCCTTTGGCTAGACCAAGTATGAGGCAAGTTGTGCAGTATTTGGAGAGGGATATACCTTTGCCAGATTTGTCTTCACTTAGTTTATCTTCTTCTGGTTTATCTTCTGTGTCTATTGCTGAATCTGTTCTCTCTGGTGGTTGATGATTTCAAAAGGCACATGAAATTAGTGCTTAATCGGTCCATTTTGATTTTCTAATGttttagattttgaaaaaatggATTGAAGAGAGATTGTTATCTGAAAGGTAAAATGATGTTTGAGTAGATACATGAAAGTTTTTCTCAATAAACTTTTTTGTTCTGATTTTGCATATACCTCATTGTGTCCAAGTTTGTACCTATTTTGAGTAGACGAATGAGACTACAATTATTATTCAGTAATATCATAAAGATTTAAAGGGTAACCAAATAAATAACCTGCAAAACCTTCAAATGCAATAAGGCAACCACTCATTCTATTTTCTTGGACACTTGAGCAATTCTTCATATGCACATATAAGATTAAGTTATTGGGATGAATAGAATAAGCCCTAAAATGGAACACATGATAATCACTATCATAGACGACTTCATACGATACCAACGAATGCAgtgatgaatttcaaattttccaTTCATCATAATACTCATACTTCTAAAATGATCcctgaaattaaaaaatttcaaccaCATTAGTTTGTTTGAAACAATTTGAGAATAAAGAATACCTTTACCATTCTTGTAGACAATTGAAGTACCTGTAGTAGGCAATTCCCACCATTCATGAAACAGTAAGATATGCATCAATCTGTACTGGCTAGTTATCAGTTGATGAACACAACATTCATGAAAGAGAGGTTCTCCTTGATTTAAGAATTCATCGTTTTATTCCTATTTGTATGAACTCCCTTGAATATCAATGAAAGTCTAGTTTAATTCATATTTCCTTCTGTTTAATgttgtttatatgtttatgatTGACTACTAGCACTAGCATCTTGAATGTGTAAATTGAACTTAGAACTTGAATGACCACTAGCCCTGACTTTTGACTCTGATCTAGGGAATATATTTAACCTAAGTAATTAAGCTAGAGATAGACAGTTATTAGGTTATGATTTAGGGATTAACGGACTATTAAAACCTCCAAAGGTTTCAAATTCACTTAAGAGATTAAGGGGTTGTCACTTGCGGAGAGAATTCTAGGTCAAGAGATTGAGTAGAATTACTGTGTTAATCTGTCGTTAAACTAAATGAACATTGATTGAATTGGGGGTGCAAATTACCATTTAAGAGCATCGGAGGATTCGAAGGTCTTAACCATATTTCTCATTAATTTCTAAAACCAAAGCTTTGATTGTTTTAAATAGTTAATGTTACAAAAAACTAATCCAACTGCCTAGGGCAACCATAAATTTAATACATCCTTTCgatattgaaatttttaagtagAAATTCGATACGATCTTTAGTATTACTTCGATAATTTTGGTATACTTGCCAAAATCTTATCGGATAGAACCAAAGCGTCCTACAAACCTGCATTGACACGAGACTTTATCATGACGATGCTGATATTAGggaatgcaattttgaaattttatggtTATATAAACCCATGAATGTATTGAATAAACGTAAGCATAAAATTGTTGAAACGagtgaaaatgttaaaaatccgTAGAGCAGCATGATAGGAATTAAACAATGAC is from Medicago truncatula cultivar Jemalong A17 chromosome 1, MtrunA17r5.0-ANR, whole genome shotgun sequence and encodes:
- the LOC25483380 gene encoding uncharacterized protein isoform X1, coding for MVESVKVNELEVTLKPFYRRASEAEERLSRLEAAINSRKDTESGEQLKVVNDLQSKLEVANAELISEKRKAQVLAAENEKLQYRIIHLLRSLKNADLKLEQVKAQEQLESLKLRDS
- the LOC25483380 gene encoding uncharacterized protein isoform X2, with the translated sequence MVESVKVNELEVTLKPFYRRASEAEERLSRLEAAINSRKDTESGEQLKVVNDLQSKLEVANAELISEKRKAQVLAAENEKLQYRIIHLLRSLKNADLKLEQKLIWSHKHNQFSM
- the LOC25483381 gene encoding L-type lectin-domain containing receptor kinase IV.1, whose product is MFLKLVFMLFNLVTLVASEDNSFIYNGFQSSHLYLDGIAELTSNGLLRLTSDTDHEIGHAFYPNPIVFENTSGESVFSFSTTFVFAIRPQYPTLGGHGIVFVISPTKELPNSLPTQYLGLFNNSNNGNSSNHVFGVELDTVQDFEFDDINNNHVGIDINDLKSANSTSAGYYDDNDGFNDLSLFSGYPMHVWIEYDGEKKKINVTLAPISVGFNKKPARPLLSLTKDLSPVLNNSMYVGFSSSTGLLAASHYILGWSFKVNGLAQNLEISELPEVTVFSEKKKSKFLTISLPLILLSLVFMITLGVMYYIKRKKFSEILEDWEHEYGPHRFKFKDLYFATKGFGEKGLLGVGGFGRVYKGVIPSSKLEVAVKRVSHESRQGIREFVSEIVSIGRLRHRNLVQLYGYCRRKSELLLVYDYMPNGSLDNYLYNQPKARLNWSQRFRIIKGVASSVVYLHEEWEKVVIHRDIKASNVLLDSEFNARLGDFGLSRLYDHGADPHTTHLAGTIGYLAPEHIRTGKATKSSDVFSFGAFLLEVVCGRRPIGHVGDNESLILVDYVFECWKRGEILEAKDAYLGTKYVSEEVELVLKLGLLCSHSEPLARPSMRQVVQYLERDIPLPDLSSLSLSSSGLSSVSIAESVLSGG